One Coleofasciculus sp. FACHB-T130 DNA segment encodes these proteins:
- a CDS encoding GNAT family N-acetyltransferase — translation MADLPPSLPPGCVLRPARAEEKWLIQQLLLEFTKSEALKFDLRVLSFNFLILIALTFFMLAIIQIIKILASNFLLGIILFLILALLFIVTLCLAASFILFFFSIFTYAFVNWSRFWVIECNGSLVACGEINGYSTHSMLYYLFVKPVWRSQHLGSYLVKRLVQEATHPLYLVCKPKLVRFYSQLGFTIVPWQEISQPLKSSFQIFQLDTLISGNVWTVMRYQS, via the coding sequence ATGGCTGACCTACCTCCTTCATTGCCACCAGGGTGTGTTCTCCGACCAGCCCGTGCGGAAGAAAAATGGTTAATTCAGCAATTATTATTAGAATTTACAAAATCTGAGGCTTTAAAATTTGATCTGAGAGTTTTATCTTTCAATTTCCTAATTTTGATTGCCTTGACTTTTTTCATGCTAGCAATCATACAAATTATCAAAATTCTTGCTTCTAATTTCTTGCTCGGAATTATTTTATTTCTTATCCTTGCACTTCTTTTTATTGTTACTCTTTGTTTAGCCGCTTCCTTTATTCTATTTTTCTTCTCAATTTTCACCTATGCTTTTGTCAATTGGTCGCGGTTCTGGGTCATTGAATGTAATGGAAGCTTAGTAGCTTGCGGTGAAATAAACGGCTATAGTACGCACTCTATGCTGTATTACTTATTTGTGAAACCTGTTTGGCGCAGCCAGCACCTGGGTTCCTATCTAGTGAAGCGTCTTGTTCAAGAAGCGACCCACCCCCTCTATTTAGTCTGTAAGCCTAAATTAGTACGATTTTATTCGCAACTTGGCTTTACGATTGTTCCTTGGCAAGAAATCTCGCAGCCTCTCAAATCAAGTTTTCAAATTTTCCAACTGGATACTTTAATTAGTGGAAATGTTTGGACAGTGATGCGGTATCAAAGTTAG
- a CDS encoding Tab2/Atab2 family RNA-binding protein, whose translation MGTVWELDFYSRPILDEQQKKIWELLVCESPLDIRTKPESLFRYAEFCPNSTVNSIWLRTTLEEAIARAAEPPQKIRFFRRPMTKMIVKACDELGISAQLSRRTFTLYRWLQERMQDVYPQQPGYQGVAPNPSVQYQPQPPQPLPDALVGQKWAFVTLSAEAFEEMHEWDIGFREAFPLIGLGDFAPLPPETQIPGVVIFSPRAVPMAGWMSGIEPAFLKFNRNTPPRLLLETGESNSWILASIKDSKTLTEAENFEDAKRKAGMLHFLAIQSDPQSESFAGFWLMQELPLS comes from the coding sequence ATGGGAACAGTTTGGGAATTAGATTTTTATTCGCGTCCAATTTTGGACGAACAACAGAAAAAGATTTGGGAATTATTGGTGTGCGAAAGTCCGTTGGATATCCGCACCAAACCTGAGTCCCTGTTTCGTTACGCCGAGTTTTGCCCCAATAGCACGGTAAATTCGATCTGGCTGCGAACGACGTTGGAAGAAGCGATCGCTAGGGCAGCTGAACCTCCTCAAAAAATCCGCTTCTTCCGCCGCCCGATGACCAAAATGATTGTGAAAGCCTGCGATGAGTTGGGCATTTCCGCTCAGCTGAGCCGTCGAACTTTTACACTGTATCGGTGGCTGCAAGAGCGGATGCAGGACGTTTATCCCCAGCAACCAGGCTACCAAGGAGTTGCCCCGAATCCCTCTGTCCAATACCAACCCCAGCCGCCCCAACCTTTACCGGATGCGCTGGTTGGGCAAAAGTGGGCATTTGTAACCTTGTCAGCGGAAGCCTTTGAGGAAATGCACGAGTGGGACATCGGCTTTCGAGAAGCTTTTCCACTTATTGGATTAGGAGATTTCGCGCCTTTGCCACCGGAGACGCAGATTCCAGGGGTGGTGATTTTCTCTCCCAGAGCAGTACCGATGGCTGGCTGGATGTCGGGAATTGAACCGGCGTTCCTGAAATTTAATCGGAACACACCGCCTAGATTGCTTTTAGAGACGGGTGAGAGTAATAGCTGGATTTTGGCAAGTATCAAAGATTCAAAAACTTTGACGGAAGCCGAAAACTTTGAGGACGCCAAGCGAAAAGCTGGGATGTTGCATTTTTTAGCGATTCAGTCCGATCCGCAATCAGAATCCTTTGCGGGTTTTTGGCTAATGCAAGAATTGCCTCTGAGTTAA
- a CDS encoding TldD/PmbA family protein, with translation MGFNDLPQETLAEQLLELATRSGAEAAEVYQARSLSRPVFFEANRLKQLESAQSEGTALRLWREGRPGLAVAYGPVEPQALVDRAIALSALNGVETVELTEGRASKYPDLGEFMPVEELILMGKEAIALVRDAYPEVLCTAQWECEAETTRLVNTKGLDCRYTDTTLSCYLAAEWVRGDDFLSVGDGQTQRNSLDPVALANQILQRLAWAKENISPPIGRVPVLFTAKAADMLWGTLSAALNGKRTLEGASPWSDRLGEPVTSKALTITQNPESGPFSCPFDDEGTVTRNLEFIKDGILQLFYTDRTTGRQLGSGTTGNGFRPGLGSYPTPGLFNLLIHPGTGDLLSLMQQMGDGLVVDQMLGGGSGISGDFSINVDLGYRIKNGQVVGRVKDTMVAGNVYAALKQLVALGGDAEWNGSVYTPSLIVEGLSVTGKMLS, from the coding sequence ATGGGTTTTAACGATTTACCACAAGAGACGCTAGCAGAGCAGTTATTGGAGTTAGCCACTCGTTCTGGAGCCGAGGCAGCGGAGGTTTATCAAGCGCGATCGCTTTCTCGTCCAGTTTTTTTTGAAGCCAACCGGCTCAAACAACTGGAAAGTGCCCAATCAGAAGGGACGGCGTTGCGGCTGTGGCGAGAAGGGCGTCCGGGTTTAGCCGTTGCTTATGGCCCTGTGGAACCGCAAGCACTGGTAGATCGAGCGATCGCTTTGTCGGCACTCAACGGAGTGGAAACCGTGGAATTGACTGAGGGGCGGGCATCTAAGTATCCCGACTTGGGCGAGTTTATGCCCGTCGAGGAGCTGATATTAATGGGCAAAGAAGCGATCGCCCTCGTCCGAGATGCCTACCCAGAAGTCCTCTGCACCGCTCAATGGGAATGCGAAGCAGAAACGACGCGCCTTGTCAACACCAAAGGATTGGATTGTCGCTATACCGATACGACCCTCAGCTGTTATCTGGCAGCCGAATGGGTGCGGGGGGATGATTTCTTGAGCGTTGGCGATGGACAAACCCAGCGGAATAGCCTCGATCCGGTCGCCTTGGCAAACCAAATTTTGCAGCGGTTAGCGTGGGCGAAAGAAAACATTTCACCCCCCATCGGTCGCGTGCCCGTGTTATTTACCGCCAAAGCAGCGGATATGCTTTGGGGAACCCTCTCAGCTGCACTGAATGGGAAACGAACCCTTGAGGGGGCTTCGCCGTGGAGCGATCGCTTGGGCGAACCCGTGACTTCAAAAGCCCTTACCATTACCCAAAACCCAGAATCTGGGCCGTTTAGCTGTCCTTTTGATGATGAAGGCACGGTCACGCGGAATCTGGAATTTATCAAAGACGGCATTTTGCAGCTGTTTTATACCGACCGCACGACCGGACGCCAGCTGGGTAGCGGGACTACTGGAAACGGGTTTCGTCCCGGTTTAGGTAGTTACCCGACACCGGGGCTATTTAATTTGCTGATTCATCCGGGAACTGGGGATCTGCTGAGCTTAATGCAGCAGATGGGTGATGGGCTGGTAGTAGATCAGATGCTGGGAGGCGGTTCTGGGATTTCGGGGGACTTCTCGATTAACGTTGACCTGGGCTACCGGATCAAGAACGGTCAGGTGGTCGGCAGGGTAAAAGATACGATGGTGGCAGGTAACGTATACGCAGCCCTCAAGCAGCTAGTGGCATTGGGAGGCGACGCCGAGTGGAATGGTTCGGTCTATACCCCATCTCTGATTGTGGAAGGGCTGTCTGTCACCGGCAAAATGCTGAGTTAA
- the ftsE gene encoding cell division ATP-binding protein FtsE has product MTTASAHPSIGKDRRSDARDANYSTSSAVMVKLREVTKIYSNGSRGLLDVNLEVKRGDFLFVTGPSGSGKSTLLKLLYGEERPTDGEVMVDNCNVAQLRGHRLSLLRRRIGVVFQDYKLIPRRTVTENIAFVLWAQGFTRKEIERRLPPTLKLVGLQHKADCFPEELSGGEQQRVSLARAIVGTPPLLLADEPTGNLDADNSASVLRILQKLNAFGATVMVTTHDERLLRMANRPVVQIREGQVKIRN; this is encoded by the coding sequence ATGACCACAGCTTCTGCTCATCCCAGCATTGGCAAAGATCGCCGGAGTGACGCACGGGACGCCAATTACTCAACCTCCTCAGCAGTCATGGTGAAATTGCGGGAAGTGACAAAAATTTATTCCAATGGCAGCCGTGGGTTATTGGATGTGAATTTGGAAGTTAAGCGAGGGGATTTCTTGTTTGTTACCGGGCCTTCTGGTTCTGGTAAATCAACACTCTTAAAGCTGTTGTATGGGGAAGAACGCCCCACGGATGGCGAGGTCATGGTCGATAACTGCAACGTGGCGCAGTTGCGGGGTCATCGCCTGTCTTTGCTGCGGCGGCGCATCGGCGTTGTTTTTCAAGACTACAAACTCATCCCCCGCCGGACAGTCACGGAAAATATTGCTTTTGTACTGTGGGCGCAAGGCTTCACGCGCAAGGAAATTGAGCGCCGCCTTCCTCCAACGCTGAAATTAGTCGGGTTGCAGCATAAAGCGGATTGTTTTCCTGAAGAACTCTCTGGTGGAGAGCAACAGCGCGTCAGTCTTGCTCGCGCAATTGTCGGAACGCCGCCGCTGTTACTGGCAGATGAACCGACCGGAAACCTCGATGCTGATAACTCGGCATCGGTGCTGAGAATTCTCCAGAAACTCAATGCCTTCGGTGCCACCGTGATGGTAACAACGCACGACGAACGCTTATTGCGGATGGCGAATCGACCTGTGGTGCAAATCCGTGAGGGGCAAGTCAAAATCAGAAATTAA
- a CDS encoding VanZ family protein, producing MKSNQRWVLGFILYFVILLTIFVSAYLGIVPVKISAIPFYDTIGHFILLGFASYLGQKALGNRVINIWSRSISLPLSPILISIFALFDESLQALSPLRSSTLSDLAANLIGIWFFYWLASLK from the coding sequence ATGAAATCAAATCAGCGTTGGGTTCTAGGTTTTATTCTTTATTTCGTAATTTTACTGACAATTTTTGTTTCTGCTTATTTAGGAATTGTGCCAGTCAAAATTTCTGCCATTCCTTTTTATGACACAATTGGACATTTCATTTTATTAGGGTTTGCCAGTTACTTAGGTCAGAAAGCTTTAGGGAACCGGGTGATTAATATTTGGTCTCGTTCCATAAGCCTACCACTATCACCAATTCTGATTAGTATCTTTGCCTTATTTGATGAGAGTCTGCAAGCCCTCTCACCGCTTCGTTCCTCCACCTTGTCCGATCTCGCTGCCAATCTGATCGGAATCTGGTTCTTTTACTGGCTAGCATCGTTAAAGTAA
- a CDS encoding adenylate/guanylate cyclase domain-containing protein, whose protein sequence is MKLREKTLLTIGVTVVSLIGVLYVTSSTILLRGFAKLYEREAYRNVQRVQDAFSNYLSEFSVLNDQWAMWDDTYNFIKDGNRRYIDRNLNDISLRSLRSDLILFINSSGQLVFSQSFNLKQRKAIPTPKEIQAYLAANTSLLKNSERLDHYVGIVLLPQGPMAITAGPILNSQGEGPSRGTLILGRYLNTEKVKALSELTHLPITAYLANDPQLPDDFKSVLPALSKMSDSSSSILVRSLSNSGMVGYTLLRDIDGKPVMLVRVDMPKEFYQQSQLLLTYLVVSLGISTLVVGIAFTGATLFLLEKLLLSRLAYLSTEVRSIGTKGDLSMRVLIAGRDELSILARTINWMLEALESSLQELKAEQKKAERLLHNILPQAIADRLKKEQDTIIADNFAEVTVLFADIVGFTQLAAHTSPVELVNLLNQIFSAFDQLAEQHGLEKIKTIGDAYMVVGGLPILRTDHAEAIAEMALDMQKAIDRFNAVNGEEFNIRIGINTGPVVAGVIGLKKFIYDLWGDTVNTASRMESHGVTGSIQVTAATYQLLQDKYQWKERGAIQVKGKGEMMTYLLIGRKTEKLLV, encoded by the coding sequence ATGAAACTACGCGAAAAAACACTGCTGACGATTGGCGTTACCGTCGTAAGTTTGATAGGGGTTTTGTATGTCACCTCGTCAACCATCCTGCTGAGAGGCTTCGCCAAATTGTACGAACGGGAGGCTTACCGGAACGTTCAACGAGTTCAGGATGCCTTCTCTAACTACCTGAGTGAGTTCAGCGTTCTAAACGACCAATGGGCGATGTGGGATGATACCTATAACTTCATCAAGGATGGCAACCGCCGCTATATCGATCGCAATCTGAATGATATTTCCTTGCGATCGCTCAGATCCGACTTAATCCTATTTATCAATTCCTCTGGTCAGCTGGTTTTTAGTCAAAGCTTCAACCTGAAGCAGCGCAAAGCAATCCCCACTCCGAAGGAAATCCAGGCATACTTAGCGGCTAACACAAGCCTGCTAAAGAACTCTGAACGACTTGACCACTATGTTGGCATCGTTCTGTTGCCCCAAGGGCCAATGGCGATCACCGCAGGGCCAATTCTCAATAGCCAGGGTGAAGGGCCTAGCCGGGGAACGCTGATCTTAGGGCGTTACCTGAATACTGAAAAAGTCAAGGCTTTGAGCGAGTTGACCCATTTACCTATCACTGCGTACTTGGCAAACGATCCGCAACTACCTGACGACTTCAAATCGGTGCTTCCGGCTTTGTCAAAAATGTCCGATAGTTCTTCTTCGATTTTGGTGCGATCGCTCAGCAATAGCGGGATGGTGGGATATACCCTACTGCGGGACATTGACGGCAAACCCGTAATGCTGGTGCGAGTTGATATGCCCAAAGAATTTTATCAACAAAGCCAACTTCTTCTGACTTATCTGGTAGTGTCGCTGGGTATATCTACTTTGGTCGTGGGGATCGCGTTTACCGGGGCAACTTTATTTCTGTTAGAAAAACTGCTTCTGTCTCGGCTAGCTTATCTCAGTACGGAGGTTCGGAGCATTGGTACTAAAGGCGATCTGTCAATGCGCGTCTTAATTGCTGGCAGAGATGAATTGTCGATCTTGGCTCGTACCATTAACTGGATGTTAGAAGCTTTAGAGTCATCTTTACAAGAACTAAAAGCAGAGCAAAAGAAGGCGGAGAGACTGCTACACAACATTTTGCCCCAGGCGATCGCCGACCGCTTAAAAAAAGAACAGGATACTATCATTGCCGATAACTTTGCCGAAGTAACGGTTCTATTTGCAGATATCGTTGGTTTTACTCAACTGGCTGCTCATACATCACCAGTAGAACTAGTCAACTTGCTCAACCAAATATTTTCTGCGTTTGACCAACTCGCTGAACAACATGGTTTGGAAAAGATCAAGACCATTGGCGACGCCTATATGGTGGTTGGCGGTTTACCTATCCTTCGCACGGATCATGCAGAAGCTATTGCCGAAATGGCGTTAGATATGCAAAAGGCAATTGACCGATTCAATGCAGTGAATGGCGAAGAGTTCAACATCCGAATTGGCATTAACACTGGCCCGGTTGTTGCTGGAGTCATTGGTTTGAAAAAGTTTATCTATGATTTATGGGGAGATACAGTTAATACCGCCAGTCGCATGGAATCCCACGGAGTCACAGGTTCTATTCAAGTTACCGCCGCCACTTACCAGCTTTTACAGGACAAATATCAATGGAAAGAGCGGGGTGCAATCCAGGTGAAAGGAAAGGGAGAAATGATGACTTATCTACTCATCGGCAGAAAAACAGAAAAACTGCTAGTGTGA
- the rtcA gene encoding RNA 3'-terminal phosphate cyclase, translating into MIYIDGSYGEGGGQVLRTSLSLAAIAGHPIRIGQVRAGRKKPGLAAQHLTAVRAAAAICGAKVQGDTLGSTALEFIPGDSIQPGKYTFDVTEAQEGGSAGAVTLVLQTILLPLAIAQGESQVTLRGGTHVAYSPAYTYIEQVYLPLLRQMGVEAEVRIRSWGWYPQGQGEVELRVSGRGVRGKNREIQPLRGISLLEPGEFQQVRGIAVVTQLPSHIPQRMASRAENVLHQADLKATVQPLRERGIAPGAGIFLTAEYENSKAFFGALGRLGLPADKVADMACQELLDFHNTGAPVDVHLGDQLLLPAALADSTSQYRVAEISTHLTTNAWVIEQFGLASITIDEVDRRVTVTPNPDR; encoded by the coding sequence ATGATTTACATCGACGGTTCCTACGGAGAAGGCGGCGGACAAGTTTTACGGACTTCCCTCAGCCTGGCGGCGATCGCAGGCCATCCGATCCGGATTGGGCAGGTTCGGGCGGGACGCAAAAAGCCCGGACTCGCTGCCCAACACTTAACGGCTGTGCGTGCCGCTGCTGCCATCTGTGGAGCGAAAGTGCAAGGGGATACGTTGGGTTCAACGGCTTTAGAGTTTATTCCGGGTGATTCAATCCAACCGGGAAAATACACGTTTGATGTTACCGAAGCACAAGAAGGCGGTTCGGCGGGTGCGGTTACTTTGGTTTTGCAGACAATTTTGCTGCCCTTAGCGATCGCGCAGGGAGAATCGCAGGTGACGCTGCGCGGCGGCACCCATGTCGCCTATAGTCCCGCTTATACCTACATCGAGCAAGTCTACTTGCCTCTGTTACGTCAGATGGGAGTGGAAGCTGAGGTGAGGATACGCAGTTGGGGGTGGTATCCCCAAGGCCAAGGAGAAGTGGAACTTCGCGTTAGCGGTAGGGGCGTTAGGGGTAAGAACAGGGAAATCCAACCATTGCGAGGGATTAGCCTTCTGGAACCTGGAGAATTTCAGCAGGTGCGGGGGATTGCTGTGGTGACACAACTTCCTTCCCACATTCCCCAACGGATGGCTAGCCGCGCCGAGAATGTGTTGCATCAGGCAGATCTCAAAGCCACTGTCCAACCCTTACGGGAAAGGGGTATCGCACCGGGGGCGGGGATTTTCCTCACCGCTGAGTACGAGAATAGCAAGGCTTTCTTTGGTGCTTTGGGACGTCTGGGACTGCCAGCCGATAAAGTTGCCGATATGGCTTGTCAGGAGTTGCTGGATTTTCATAACACTGGCGCACCCGTCGATGTACACCTGGGGGATCAGTTGCTATTGCCAGCGGCTTTAGCTGACTCGACGAGTCAATACCGAGTGGCGGAGATTAGCACCCACCTAACGACCAATGCGTGGGTGATTGAGCAGTTTGGCTTGGCATCGATAACGATTGATGAAGTCGATCGTCGGGTGACGGTAACACCCAACCCTGATAGATGA
- a CDS encoding WecB/TagA/CpsF family glycosyltransferase: MLLEKPEHFPVLGVPVHLLEDYSKWLISRLHEKVGGHVVTLNAEMAIQAEDNPTLAGIIQQAELVIPDGAGVVLYLRLKGRRLRRCPGIELAESLLQEAGQMGKLCPIFFYGGAPGVAQAAAAVWEERVPGIAIAGSQHGYLLPEAEPEFKTTLQTLQPRLIFVGLGVPRQELWIAQNRHLCPESIWIGVGGSFDIWAGIKSRAPAWLRDNHLEWLYRLYQEPWRWRRMMALPQFALRAVVKSYEF; this comes from the coding sequence ATGCTATTGGAGAAACCCGAACATTTTCCCGTCCTGGGAGTGCCCGTTCATCTGTTAGAAGACTATTCTAAGTGGCTAATCTCGCGCCTACATGAGAAGGTAGGCGGTCATGTCGTTACGCTAAATGCGGAAATGGCGATTCAGGCAGAAGACAACCCCACCCTTGCGGGGATCATCCAGCAGGCTGAACTGGTGATTCCGGATGGAGCTGGGGTTGTCCTTTATTTGCGGCTAAAGGGTAGACGCCTGAGACGCTGTCCGGGAATTGAGTTGGCAGAGTCACTTTTACAGGAAGCTGGGCAAATGGGGAAGCTTTGCCCGATTTTTTTCTATGGTGGGGCACCGGGAGTCGCGCAAGCAGCAGCTGCGGTTTGGGAGGAACGAGTGCCGGGAATTGCGATCGCTGGGAGTCAACACGGCTACCTCTTACCCGAAGCAGAACCAGAATTTAAGACAACCCTGCAAACTCTCCAACCCCGTCTGATATTCGTGGGTTTAGGCGTTCCCCGTCAGGAATTATGGATTGCCCAAAACCGACACCTGTGTCCCGAATCGATTTGGATTGGTGTCGGCGGTAGCTTTGATATTTGGGCTGGAATTAAATCCAGGGCACCCGCTTGGTTGCGGGATAATCATCTGGAATGGCTTTATCGCTTGTATCAAGAACCCTGGCGCTGGCGAAGAATGATGGCTTTACCGCAATTTGCCTTGCGAGCTGTGGTAAAAAGTTATGAGTTTTGA
- a CDS encoding chloride channel protein, translating to MNYLRVLSSQVLSLHSRLKFPKSKVKAFLQPRRRLAIAEACLIGLVSGLAAVLFKVGVGTLGAWRVHASHFLPAWFALPAIGLSFGLLSGFLVERLAPEAAGSGIPFVKAALSQFPIALNLRVALVKLASSIIALGSGLTLGRQGPTVHIGAAVAAQFSHWVPTSPDHRRQMIAAGAGAGLAAGFNAPIAGVLFIVEELLQDLSDLTLGTAILASFIGAVVSRLLGGRSLDLNLDISQSQTSFFAQEIPFYLLLGALAGVLGAMFGKGIFTSLAFYRRLKLSLPLRIGLAGLISGIVTALLPSTFRDNTGLRESLLAGGVSWEMAAIAFVAQYILTLVACGSGAPGGLFAPSLILGSGLGYLVGFVQEVTLAVGSPTTYALAGMGAFFSAVSKAPITAIVIVFEMTMDFNLVLPLMIGSVVAYLVSEKIVRGSLYDRLLKWNGIELEKKPTTDGLLSMLKAADVMQRRVETLTSNMTLDEAVQAFSRSHHRGFPVVYKEKLVGIITQTDLAGIAQRGLPGNAPLSKIMTPKPMAVNPTDSLGDVLYLLNRYQLSRLPVTEGRKLIGIITRADIIRAQADKLNGQSVNIGPRPEPSYCVYQTRSPAVGSGRMLVTIANPQTAPALLQMAAAIARDRNYEIECLQVISVPRNSAPAQTPVSTTKSRRLLRHAEKLGQDWQIPVHTQIRVSHDVAPAILETINERHINLLLMGWKGTSITPGRVFGDVVDTIIRQAPCEVVLVKMGEETPGVEEPRSRGIRAHIAANSPRPARILAPRHRIGAHSPTVSLCFNRWLVPIAGGPNAQQALQLLPALMCLSKTPAIELAQVFHPSTLLPDTAMLEKSALFLSRQLSASVTAIPLRSSSVSDAVIDLAQADACDVVILGASREGLLQQVMKGNIPEAIARGVKSTVILVRSAQ from the coding sequence ATGAATTATTTGAGAGTGTTAAGTTCTCAAGTTTTGTCTTTACACTCAAGACTCAAATTTCCCAAATCCAAGGTCAAAGCTTTCTTACAACCCAGACGGCGTTTAGCGATCGCTGAAGCTTGTCTAATTGGTTTAGTATCGGGACTCGCCGCAGTTCTGTTCAAAGTCGGCGTCGGGACCTTGGGTGCATGGCGAGTTCATGCTTCCCACTTTCTCCCTGCATGGTTCGCATTACCCGCCATTGGTTTATCCTTTGGACTCCTCTCCGGCTTCCTAGTCGAACGTCTGGCACCAGAAGCAGCGGGGAGCGGCATTCCTTTTGTTAAAGCTGCCCTTTCTCAATTCCCCATCGCCCTGAATTTACGAGTTGCCCTCGTGAAGTTAGCCAGCAGCATTATTGCTCTGGGTTCCGGACTCACCTTGGGGCGTCAAGGGCCAACCGTGCATATCGGTGCAGCCGTTGCTGCTCAATTCAGCCACTGGGTTCCTACCTCGCCCGACCATCGCCGCCAGATGATTGCCGCTGGTGCGGGTGCTGGGTTAGCGGCTGGTTTCAATGCACCGATTGCCGGTGTGCTGTTTATTGTCGAAGAACTCCTCCAAGATTTATCCGACCTCACCTTGGGCACAGCCATTCTCGCATCCTTTATCGGTGCGGTTGTGTCGCGGCTGCTGGGCGGTCGTAGCCTTGACCTCAACCTCGATATTAGCCAATCTCAGACTAGCTTTTTTGCCCAAGAGATTCCTTTTTACCTGTTGTTAGGAGCCTTGGCTGGGGTGCTGGGGGCAATGTTTGGGAAAGGAATTTTTACTTCCCTCGCCTTCTATCGCCGCCTCAAACTTTCTCTACCGCTGCGAATTGGGCTGGCTGGATTAATTTCTGGTATCGTGACCGCCCTTCTCCCCTCAACATTTCGAGACAACACCGGGCTGCGAGAGTCCCTGCTGGCAGGTGGAGTGAGCTGGGAAATGGCAGCGATCGCTTTTGTGGCTCAGTATATACTCACGCTCGTCGCCTGTGGTTCTGGTGCCCCTGGCGGGTTATTCGCGCCTTCCCTGATTCTGGGGTCTGGGCTTGGCTATCTGGTCGGGTTCGTGCAGGAGGTAACCTTGGCAGTGGGTTCACCGACTACCTACGCCCTGGCTGGTATGGGGGCATTTTTCAGTGCCGTCTCCAAAGCGCCCATCACCGCTATTGTCATCGTTTTTGAAATGACAATGGACTTCAATCTTGTTCTGCCGCTGATGATTGGGTCTGTTGTTGCTTACCTGGTGTCGGAAAAGATAGTCAGGGGGTCGCTCTACGATCGCCTGCTGAAGTGGAATGGGATTGAACTAGAGAAAAAGCCAACTACCGATGGACTCTTATCGATGCTGAAGGCGGCAGACGTGATGCAGCGCCGAGTCGAAACCTTAACCAGCAATATGACCCTTGATGAAGCCGTGCAAGCTTTCTCTCGCTCCCATCATCGCGGCTTTCCGGTTGTGTATAAGGAGAAACTGGTTGGGATTATTACCCAAACTGACCTTGCTGGAATTGCCCAACGGGGATTACCAGGGAACGCCCCTTTGAGCAAAATCATGACGCCGAAGCCGATGGCGGTAAACCCTACCGACTCCTTGGGTGATGTTCTCTATTTACTCAATCGCTATCAACTCAGTCGGTTGCCAGTGACGGAAGGGCGCAAGCTGATTGGGATTATTACCCGTGCTGATATTATTCGGGCGCAAGCAGATAAGCTGAACGGTCAATCGGTGAATATTGGCCCGCGTCCGGAGCCTTCTTACTGTGTTTATCAAACTCGTTCTCCAGCAGTGGGAAGCGGACGAATGCTCGTTACCATCGCCAACCCGCAAACCGCACCCGCATTGTTGCAAATGGCAGCGGCAATTGCCCGCGATCGCAACTACGAAATCGAATGTCTTCAGGTTATCTCGGTTCCCCGCAACAGTGCCCCTGCTCAAACGCCCGTTAGCACTACGAAAAGTCGTCGGTTGCTCCGTCATGCCGAAAAACTGGGGCAAGATTGGCAAATTCCCGTCCACACTCAGATCCGCGTGTCTCATGATGTTGCTCCAGCGATTCTGGAAACCATTAACGAGCGTCACATTAATTTGCTGCTGATGGGCTGGAAAGGCACCAGCATCACGCCCGGTCGAGTTTTTGGCGATGTGGTAGACACGATCATCCGGCAGGCTCCCTGCGAGGTGGTGCTGGTGAAAATGGGCGAAGAGACTCCAGGTGTAGAAGAGCCGAGAAGCAGAGGCATCAGGGCGCATATCGCTGCTAATTCTCCCCGGCCCGCCCGCATCCTGGCACCTCGGCATCGCATCGGGGCACACTCACCCACCGTGTCCCTCTGCTTCAATCGCTGGCTGGTTCCGATTGCGGGTGGTCCCAACGCCCAGCAAGCTTTGCAACTCCTACCCGCTTTGATGTGTCTGAGTAAGACACCCGCAATTGAGCTAGCCCAAGTTTTCCATCCTTCCACCCTCTTGCCGGACACCGCCATGTTAGAAAAATCAGCCTTGTTCCTCAGCCGCCAACTGAGTGCAAGCGTGACGGCGATTCCCCTTCGTTCCAGTTCTGTCTCGGATGCCGTGATCGATCTAGCGCAAGCTGACGCCTGCGATGTGGTGATATTGGGTGCTAGTCGGGAAGGGCTATTGCAGCAGGTGATGAAGGGAAATATCCCCGAAGCGATCGCGCGTGGCGTGAAAAGCACCGTGATTTTGGTAAGAAGCGCCCAGTAA